A portion of the Candidatus Nitrosotenuis aquarius genome contains these proteins:
- a CDS encoding cyclic nucleotide-binding/CBS domain-containing protein, with translation MTELVRDVMKKNVISIDSSMTVQDAAKMMDDASIGAIVVLENGIVTGIITERDMTRRVVAKGKQYTTSVKDVMSSPVVVVNPDDSVWEAAQLMRTRKIHRMPAVQNNILVGMITTSDIVRLCSVGSDSEMRRITEQILLRMKPQ, from the coding sequence ATGACCGAACTGGTTCGAGACGTGATGAAAAAAAACGTCATCTCTATTGATTCCTCCATGACTGTTCAGGATGCTGCAAAAATGATGGATGACGCGTCAATTGGAGCAATAGTTGTACTGGAAAACGGAATTGTTACCGGGATCATAACAGAGCGCGACATGACTAGGAGGGTAGTTGCAAAGGGAAAACAATACACTACTAGCGTCAAGGATGTAATGTCTTCTCCTGTCGTGGTGGTAAATCCGGATGACTCTGTCTGGGAGGCCGCTCAGCTTATGAGGACCAGAAAAATTCACCGAATGCCGGCTGTTCAAAACAACATTCTGGTTGGAATGATCACGACATCTGACATTGTCAGATTGTGCAGTGTTGGCTCTGATTCGGAAATGCGAAGAATAACTGAACAAATACTGTTGCGAATGAAGCCGCAGTAA
- a CDS encoding cupredoxin domain-containing protein produces the protein MNHKIALFCVLTVSLFAANFAHAESVPDWVKNTAKFWTEGKITDTEFLNAIKFLIEKNIIQVEAKPAVKPASNVANVVIPNGNAEAGNAGFYIPLNLQVISGTTVVWINDDNIPHTVQSQDEKGNVLSLFNSKALKTGERFAYKFSEPGVYHYFCTIHPWRVGLVTVY, from the coding sequence TTGAATCATAAAATTGCATTATTTTGCGTTCTTACAGTGTCTTTGTTTGCCGCAAACTTCGCACATGCAGAATCCGTGCCAGACTGGGTCAAAAACACGGCAAAGTTCTGGACTGAAGGCAAGATAACAGACACAGAATTTCTCAATGCTATCAAATTCCTAATAGAGAAAAACATAATCCAAGTAGAGGCAAAGCCCGCAGTCAAGCCGGCATCTAATGTGGCAAACGTAGTAATTCCAAACGGCAATGCCGAGGCAGGCAATGCGGGATTCTACATTCCGCTGAACTTGCAGGTAATAAGCGGAACCACGGTAGTGTGGATAAATGATGACAACATTCCACATACTGTCCAAAGCCAGGACGAAAAGGGAAATGTCTTGTCTCTCTTTAACAGCAAGGCTCTGAAGACAGGCGAGCGCTTTGCATACAAGTTCTCAGAGCCTGGTGTGTATCATTATTTTTGTACGATACACCCGTGGCGAGTCGGGCTAGTGACTGTATACTAG
- a CDS encoding universal stress protein: MIKNQIKRILVPMDGSKTSEKALDEAIEVARATHATILGLNVIPFLPAEFMPAVAPYKIYQKKEAGLFLEKAKYRAAKHGILFSYAILYGSPVEQIIAVSKKKKIDLIVIGARGKGRVKELFLGSVSNAVLHKSQIPVLLVK, from the coding sequence ATGATAAAAAATCAGATCAAGCGAATTCTTGTTCCAATGGACGGCTCAAAGACCTCGGAAAAAGCACTAGATGAGGCAATCGAGGTTGCGCGGGCAACACATGCCACCATATTGGGCCTAAACGTGATTCCGTTTCTACCAGCAGAATTCATGCCGGCAGTAGCACCATACAAGATTTACCAGAAAAAGGAAGCCGGATTGTTTTTGGAAAAGGCAAAATATCGAGCGGCAAAGCACGGGATTCTTTTTTCATATGCCATATTGTACGGCAGTCCAGTAGAGCAAATAATTGCAGTTTCAAAAAAGAAGAAAATTGATCTAATTGTGATTGGGGCGCGCGGAAAGGGACGGGTAAAGGAATTGTTCCTAGGCAGCGTTTCAAACGCAGTCTTGCACAAATCCCAGATTCCAGTATTATTGGTAAAATGA
- a CDS encoding universal stress protein translates to MVLFAPKKILAPLDGSDNSFRSLDAAIFLAKKSEAELVIMYSVSVFPSIEVQTVDPIKCQIEERRFAESMLKKAELVCRKNNVYPSKIIANGTPGYMILKYAKSNKIDLIVIGSRGRSAVREVFLGSVSNYVLHKSPVPVLVVK, encoded by the coding sequence GTGGTGTTGTTTGCACCAAAGAAAATCCTGGCTCCGCTTGACGGCTCTGATAACTCGTTTAGGTCGCTAGATGCGGCAATATTTCTTGCAAAAAAGTCTGAAGCCGAACTCGTCATAATGTATTCAGTCTCTGTCTTTCCAAGCATAGAGGTCCAGACGGTAGACCCGATCAAGTGCCAAATCGAGGAGCGAAGATTTGCCGAGTCCATGCTAAAAAAGGCAGAACTAGTCTGCAGAAAAAACAACGTCTATCCAAGCAAAATCATTGCAAACGGGACGCCTGGCTATATGATACTAAAATACGCCAAAAGCAACAAAATTGATCTCATAGTTATTGGATCGCGCGGGCGTAGTGCAGTAAGGGAGGTCTTTTTGGGAAGCGTGTCAAACTATGTCTTGCACAAATCCCCAGTTCCGGTGCTGGTAGTCAAGTGA
- a CDS encoding universal stress protein gives MFAKILVCIDGSKYSLKAVKIACELAKKHNSTLSIIYVVDKTAKSSVLAGSEYTKILRKYAQEALEKAYQTALLHGVQPNVVTKEGNVANEIIQYSKTTRADLIVVGSKGLGAVLRFVLGSISSKIAQHSLCSVLIVK, from the coding sequence ATGTTTGCAAAAATCCTAGTGTGCATTGACGGATCCAAATACTCACTCAAGGCAGTAAAAATTGCGTGCGAGCTGGCAAAAAAGCACAATTCAACACTTTCGATAATCTATGTGGTGGACAAGACGGCAAAATCCAGCGTTCTGGCAGGCTCTGAGTACACCAAAATTCTGCGAAAATACGCACAAGAAGCGCTGGAAAAGGCATACCAGACCGCACTTTTGCATGGAGTCCAGCCAAATGTAGTTACCAAGGAAGGCAATGTCGCAAACGAGATAATCCAGTACTCCAAAACAACAAGGGCTGATCTGATTGTGGTTGGCAGCAAGGGGCTTGGCGCAGTACTCCGATTCGTGCTTGGAAGCATATCCTCAAAGATTGCGCAACACTCGCTTTGCTCGGTTTTGATAGTAAAATGA
- a CDS encoding phosphoribosyltransferase has product MGKVYDYKNWSEIESATTKLVTKLQGKKFKTISTISRGGLVPARLVADRLGIKQILVDGESIPEESLFVDDIYDSGETFRKIIQRAENPDELVFATIYARRKDSYPKQLVYAELTRDTEYIVYPWDRFEHGMPYEAH; this is encoded by the coding sequence TTGGGCAAAGTATACGACTACAAGAACTGGAGCGAGATAGAATCAGCAACCACAAAGCTAGTAACAAAGCTACAGGGAAAAAAATTCAAGACAATCTCCACAATTAGCAGGGGCGGCCTAGTTCCGGCAAGGCTGGTAGCAGATAGACTAGGAATAAAGCAGATCCTAGTCGATGGCGAGTCAATACCAGAAGAATCGCTTTTTGTAGACGACATCTACGATTCCGGCGAGACATTTAGAAAAATAATACAGAGGGCAGAAAACCCGGACGAGTTGGTCTTTGCTACCATATACGCAAGAAGAAAAGACAGCTACCCAAAGCAGCTAGTCTATGCAGAGCTGACGCGAGACACGGAATACATTGTGTATCCGTGGGACAGATTTGAGCACGGAATGCCCTATGAGGCACACTAG
- a CDS encoding CBS domain-containing protein, with amino-acid sequence MKLKNPSITQVIRNAVTVTDGMTLLEAREFLLKHRVGRLPVLDKNKKPVGIITEKDFVRAIYKFNGKHVSKILVRDFMSKDLITITKNATIVDCTRLMQKHKISSVLVLEKNRLAGIITKTDIASVFLTQSAEPLRVSDIMTKDVITVMPADSLLLVESLLVKHKISRIVVQRNKKPVGIITNRDFIPAKMPKWIRDFADPKEVEKYQTNPNPDEFRMNQLSYILSFRAEDIMTPNPVTVNSDDQVSSAVLIMIRNGIGGLPVVKKSLLCGIITKSDIVKAIA; translated from the coding sequence CCAAGTAATCAGAAACGCGGTAACCGTAACTGATGGTATGACCCTGCTTGAGGCGCGCGAATTTCTGCTAAAGCACCGAGTCGGGCGGCTCCCGGTTCTGGACAAAAACAAAAAGCCAGTCGGAATCATAACGGAAAAAGACTTTGTTAGGGCAATCTACAAGTTTAATGGAAAGCACGTAAGCAAAATTCTGGTCCGCGACTTTATGTCAAAGGACTTGATCACAATAACAAAAAATGCTACAATTGTTGATTGCACCAGACTGATGCAAAAACACAAGATAAGCTCTGTTTTGGTCCTAGAAAAAAACAGACTGGCTGGAATCATAACAAAGACAGACATTGCGTCCGTGTTTTTGACCCAGTCGGCAGAGCCACTCCGGGTCTCAGACATAATGACCAAAGACGTCATAACTGTAATGCCTGCCGACTCGCTTTTGCTGGTGGAAAGCCTTCTAGTAAAGCACAAGATCTCCAGAATAGTAGTGCAGCGCAACAAAAAACCAGTTGGAATCATAACAAATCGCGACTTTATTCCAGCAAAGATGCCAAAATGGATCAGGGATTTTGCAGACCCAAAGGAAGTGGAAAAATACCAGACAAACCCAAATCCCGATGAATTCAGAATGAACCAATTATCCTACATTTTGTCGTTTAGGGCAGAGGACATTATGACACCAAACCCAGTCACAGTAAATTCCGACGACCAAGTGTCTTCTGCCGTACTAATCATGATAAGAAACGGAATCGGCGGCTTACCTGTTGTCAAAAAGTCGCTCTTGTGCGGAATAATAACAAAGTCAGATATTGTAAAGGCTATTGCCTAG
- a CDS encoding universal stress protein encodes MIYQRILVPYDGSKHSKKALAHAAQIAKSSDAIIYLCSIITTQNVVPPGALLGLVKEASHGTLQKRLITSAKIQMEKEHVEQIKYCDKIGVRAFSKILVSGNISQEILGVARKKSADLIVIGSQGLHGVAKIKSLGSVSRKISENASCPVLIVR; translated from the coding sequence ATGATATACCAGAGAATTCTGGTGCCATATGACGGCTCTAAACATTCCAAAAAGGCACTGGCGCATGCAGCACAGATAGCAAAGTCAAGCGACGCGATAATCTATCTTTGTAGCATTATAACAACGCAGAATGTTGTTCCACCAGGCGCATTATTGGGCCTAGTAAAGGAGGCATCGCATGGAACACTGCAAAAAAGACTGATAACATCTGCAAAAATCCAGATGGAAAAAGAACATGTAGAGCAAATAAAATACTGCGACAAGATTGGCGTTCGTGCTTTTTCAAAAATCCTAGTTAGCGGAAACATTTCACAGGAGATCCTAGGTGTGGCAAGAAAAAAATCAGCCGACTTGATTGTCATAGGCAGCCAAGGACTGCACGGAGTTGCCAAGATAAAGTCACTTGGAAGTGTTAGCCGCAAAATTTCTGAGAATGCTAGCTGCCCTGTTTTGATTGTGCGCTGA
- a CDS encoding SDR family NAD(P)-dependent oxidoreductase translates to MKLKNKIAIITGASSDIGADMSKRFAEEGATVVMLGRNLQSLEKARASIKGNAVSMACDIMNNSQVLSTIDQVVGKYGKIDILVNNAAKINDAIHFHEMKDSDISDLVNTNILGTLNITKAVISKMLDNKNGTIINIGSISSERAIPRVHLAVYSATKAAISMFTKSIAVEYARRNIRCNCLNLGIINAGMIKPYLDDPQARKVLEERQPLNKIGDPEDVSKAAIFLASDDAKWITGTVLNIDGGKSASEG, encoded by the coding sequence ATGAAACTCAAAAACAAAATCGCAATAATTACCGGCGCATCAAGCGACATTGGCGCAGACATGTCCAAAAGATTTGCAGAAGAAGGCGCCACAGTTGTAATGCTTGGGCGCAACCTGCAATCCCTGGAAAAAGCCCGCGCCTCAATTAAGGGAAATGCAGTCTCCATGGCGTGCGATATTATGAACAATTCTCAAGTGCTAAGCACAATAGATCAAGTGGTGGGCAAGTACGGCAAAATCGACATACTAGTGAATAATGCCGCAAAAATAAACGACGCAATTCACTTCCATGAGATGAAGGACTCGGACATTTCCGATCTGGTAAACACAAACATCCTGGGAACACTGAACATCACAAAAGCAGTCATATCCAAAATGCTTGACAACAAAAACGGCACTATCATAAATATTGGATCAATATCCAGTGAGCGCGCAATACCGCGGGTTCACCTGGCCGTATATTCAGCTACCAAGGCAGCAATCTCCATGTTCACAAAATCCATTGCAGTCGAATATGCAAGAAGAAACATCAGGTGCAATTGCCTAAACCTTGGAATCATAAACGCAGGCATGATCAAACCGTACCTTGATGACCCGCAGGCACGCAAGGTGCTCGAGGAGCGACAACCGCTAAACAAAATTGGTGATCCGGAAGACGTCTCAAAAGCCGCAATATTTCTGGCATCGGATGACGCCAAGTGGATTACTGGAACCGTACTGAACATAGACGGCGGAAAATCAGCATCTGAGGGATAG